In uncultured Fibrobacter sp., the following are encoded in one genomic region:
- a CDS encoding peptidase-C39 like family protein, producing MRNAIDDPEKPSDSRQTSTGQPASFKKGTTMDIKILQQPDDVTCGPTSLQAVYNHLGYKISLKQLISEIEFLEDGGTLGVFLGIDALKRGFKATIHSYNLTLLDPTWSELSMPELKAKLELLHKAKHAPKLRKAIEAYIRFIDLGGTVAFADLRAAMFEKYFKKGVPVLCGLSATYLYRSMREFTDKDDHSVFDDIHGEPMGHFVVVYGIDDKNQFMVADPDGTNPLHKTPYYKVDKFRLLHSILLGVMTYDGNVLVIENKK from the coding sequence TTGAGGAACGCCATCGACGACCCGGAAAAACCTTCCGACAGCCGCCAGACGAGCACCGGACAACCGGCGAGCTTTAAAAAAGGCACAACGATGGACATCAAGATTCTACAGCAGCCCGACGACGTTACATGCGGGCCGACTAGCCTACAGGCGGTCTACAACCACCTCGGCTACAAGATTTCCCTAAAACAACTGATTTCTGAAATTGAATTTCTTGAAGATGGCGGAACCCTCGGCGTTTTCCTTGGCATTGACGCCTTAAAGCGCGGATTCAAGGCGACCATTCATTCGTACAACCTGACGCTATTGGATCCCACCTGGAGCGAGCTTTCCATGCCAGAACTCAAGGCTAAGCTGGAACTCTTGCACAAGGCAAAGCACGCCCCCAAGCTCCGCAAGGCAATCGAAGCCTACATCCGCTTTATTGATTTGGGCGGAACCGTCGCATTCGCTGACCTTCGCGCCGCCATGTTCGAAAAGTACTTCAAAAAGGGCGTGCCCGTTCTTTGCGGACTTTCGGCCACCTACCTGTACCGCAGCATGCGTGAATTCACCGATAAAGACGACCACTCCGTCTTCGACGACATTCACGGCGAGCCCATGGGGCACTTCGTCGTAGTTTACGGCATCGACGACAAGAATCAGTTCATGGTCGCCGACCCCGACGGCACCAACCCCCTCCACAAGACTCCTTACTACAAGGTGGACAAGTTCCGCCTGCTCCACAGCATCTTGCTCGGCGTCATGACCTACGACGGCAACGTGCTTGTTATTGAGAATAAGAAATAA
- a CDS encoding RimK family protein, translating to MKKLIVVNNPKHWKLHVPGIDIISAQDYLISSKYTNERNLRVFNLCRDYNYQSKGYYVSLLAEARGHKVIPGVKNMRDFKAPAVIKHISDEIDNLIQKSLHKLTGTEFVLSIYFGQNVSPQYLELSQELYRLFQAPLLRAKFVFKQKWFIQSIRPICVDEIPESHMEFVDKFAQEYFEKTRYATSKEEDYLYDLGILTNPDEVEPPSNAQAIQNFIKAAEETGFRVEMITKKDYPRVGEFDAIFIRETTNVNHYTYSFARRAQSQGIAVIDDPDSILRCSNKVYLQELMQAAKIHSPKTIIAHAENRHTLAKEIGFPMVIKSPDSSFSMGVKKATNKEELEQILDEMFQHSDLLIAQEFTPTEFDWRVGVLDGKPLYACKYHMAKGHWQIYNWESNDKQSEEFSGKCESVPIEMVPHGIVKTALRICSLIGNGLYGVDLKEWHGHPIVIEVNDNPSIDAGIEDGVGKSKVYLAIMRSLRHRIEDRMNAAQHKLQQHEREWF from the coding sequence ATGAAAAAATTAATCGTTGTAAACAATCCCAAGCACTGGAAATTGCACGTTCCTGGCATCGATATCATTTCGGCACAGGACTACCTGATTTCGAGCAAGTACACCAACGAACGCAACCTGCGCGTATTCAACCTTTGCCGCGATTACAACTATCAGAGCAAAGGCTACTACGTGTCGCTGCTGGCCGAGGCTCGCGGACACAAGGTGATTCCGGGCGTCAAGAACATGCGCGACTTCAAGGCTCCGGCAGTCATCAAGCACATCTCCGACGAAATCGACAACCTGATTCAAAAGAGTCTGCACAAGCTTACCGGCACGGAATTCGTGCTTTCGATTTACTTCGGTCAGAACGTGAGCCCGCAATACCTGGAGCTTTCGCAGGAACTTTACCGTTTGTTCCAAGCACCGCTGCTGCGTGCGAAATTCGTGTTCAAGCAGAAGTGGTTTATCCAGAGTATTCGCCCCATTTGCGTGGATGAAATTCCCGAATCGCACATGGAATTCGTCGATAAATTTGCGCAGGAATATTTTGAAAAGACTCGCTACGCCACCAGTAAAGAAGAAGACTACCTGTACGACTTGGGTATTCTTACGAACCCCGACGAAGTAGAACCGCCGAGCAATGCGCAGGCGATTCAGAACTTTATCAAGGCCGCCGAAGAAACGGGATTCCGCGTGGAAATGATCACCAAGAAGGACTACCCGCGCGTAGGCGAATTTGACGCCATCTTTATTCGCGAAACCACAAACGTGAACCACTACACTTACAGTTTCGCTCGTCGCGCACAATCGCAGGGCATTGCAGTGATTGACGACCCGGACAGCATTCTGCGCTGTTCCAACAAGGTATACCTGCAGGAACTGATGCAGGCCGCCAAGATTCATTCGCCGAAGACGATTATCGCGCATGCCGAAAATCGTCACACGCTCGCGAAAGAAATCGGATTCCCGATGGTGATCAAGTCGCCGGATTCGAGTTTCTCCATGGGTGTGAAGAAGGCGACCAACAAAGAAGAACTGGAACAGATTCTCGACGAGATGTTCCAGCACAGCGACCTTTTAATTGCACAGGAATTTACACCGACGGAATTCGACTGGCGTGTAGGCGTACTCGATGGCAAGCCGCTCTACGCCTGCAAATACCACATGGCAAAAGGTCACTGGCAGATTTACAACTGGGAAAGCAACGACAAGCAGAGCGAAGAATTTTCGGGCAAGTGCGAAAGCGTGCCGATTGAAATGGTGCCGCACGGAATCGTGAAGACTGCACTCCGCATTTGCAGCTTAATCGGTAACGGACTTTACGGTGTAGATTTGAAGGAATGGCATGGTCACCCGATTGTTATCGAGGTGAACGACAACCCGAGTATTGACGCGGGTATTGAAGATGGCGTGGGCAAGAGCAAAGTTTACCTCGCTATCATGAGATCGCTGCGCCACCGCATCGAAGACCGCATGAACGCCGCACAACACAAATTGCAACAGCACGAAAGGGAATGGTTCTAA
- a CDS encoding glutamate-cysteine ligase family protein has protein sequence MSNYKLWQRYGIEMEYMIVDRDTLDVLPRADVPLGKDKNGEQLSDVEHGPIGLSNELVSHVLEFKCAEPVDSLKHLGKTFHHEILKANESLKSINAMLLPTAAHPFMDPAVMQLWPYDCLDIYQAYDRIFNCKGHGWANLQSTHINLSFNGDEEFGKLHAAIRALLPLIPAVAASSPFLDSKYCGFLDGRIETYRHNQEKIPSITGKVIPEAVFTYKDYEEQIFNRVKADIAPYDPEHLLNHFFLNSRGAIARFDRGAVEIRLVDIQECPDADIAIAEWEVAVLKGLAEGVFASEKEIRALDTDALAKILLATTKSAEKTVITDRDFLKIWNVDASEITAGELIQKITDRIKAKISSHSQALLAEMFKRGTLSSALVKAVGADPDRDDFVYEYGKLAKCLAENRLYGI, from the coding sequence ATGTCCAACTACAAACTTTGGCAACGTTACGGAATTGAGATGGAGTACATGATCGTGGATCGTGATACTCTTGATGTACTCCCCCGCGCTGATGTACCACTTGGAAAAGACAAGAATGGCGAACAGCTTTCGGACGTAGAACATGGGCCCATCGGACTTTCCAACGAACTGGTGAGCCATGTACTGGAATTCAAGTGCGCAGAGCCAGTTGATAGCTTGAAGCATTTGGGCAAGACGTTCCATCACGAAATCTTGAAGGCGAACGAATCGCTCAAGAGCATTAACGCCATGCTTTTGCCGACGGCAGCCCACCCCTTTATGGATCCCGCCGTAATGCAGCTTTGGCCCTACGATTGCTTGGACATTTACCAGGCTTACGACCGCATCTTTAATTGCAAAGGCCATGGTTGGGCGAATCTGCAATCCACCCACATCAACCTTTCCTTTAACGGTGACGAGGAATTCGGAAAGTTGCACGCCGCCATTCGCGCATTGCTGCCGCTGATTCCTGCCGTAGCAGCCTCTAGCCCGTTTTTGGACAGTAAGTACTGCGGATTCTTGGATGGACGAATCGAGACTTACCGCCACAACCAGGAGAAAATCCCGAGCATTACCGGCAAGGTGATTCCCGAAGCGGTATTCACTTACAAGGATTACGAAGAGCAGATTTTCAACCGCGTGAAGGCAGACATTGCGCCTTACGATCCGGAACATTTGCTGAACCATTTCTTCTTGAACAGCCGCGGTGCTATCGCCCGCTTTGACCGCGGGGCCGTAGAAATCCGCCTGGTTGACATCCAGGAATGCCCTGATGCCGACATCGCGATTGCTGAATGGGAAGTCGCCGTACTTAAAGGCCTTGCAGAAGGCGTTTTCGCAAGCGAAAAAGAAATTCGTGCCCTTGACACCGACGCCCTAGCCAAGATTCTGCTTGCGACGACAAAATCTGCCGAAAAGACCGTGATTACAGACCGCGATTTCTTGAAAATTTGGAACGTAGATGCCAGCGAAATCACCGCCGGCGAACTCATCCAGAAAATCACGGACCGCATCAAAGCCAAAATCAGTAGCCATTCGCAGGCCTTGCTTGCCGAAATGTTCAAACGCGGAACCCTCTCAAGCGCCCTCGTGAAAGCCGTCGGCGCAGACCCCGACCGCGACGACTTTGTATACGAATACGGGAAATTGGCAAAATGCTTGGCCGAAAATAGACTCTACGGAATTTAA